A genomic window from Sphingobacterium spiritivorum includes:
- a CDS encoding Ppx/GppA phosphatase family protein — MRYAAIDIGSNAVRLLIADIDQTKEEISFIKNTLLRVPLRLGDDAFIQHHISDVKFKDMVSTMTAFKNLMDVYRVTDYMACATSAMRDAGNGKEVVKACKKAGVDIQIIDGSLEAEIIYNSHLEQDMDKDKVYLYIDVGGGSTELSLFANSRLVASRSFNLGTIRILDNQDQPETWDELKDWVKTHTQMYKQVYGIGTGGNINKLSRLANAKEDKPMSYSKLKAIYNHLTSYSLKDRINVLGLKQDRADVIIPAAEIFLTIMKIGHLKTIVAPRVGLVDGIIQTLIRRNLKNNN; from the coding sequence GTGAGATACGCAGCAATAGATATTGGGTCCAATGCTGTCCGGTTACTGATAGCCGACATTGACCAAACCAAAGAAGAAATATCGTTTATCAAAAATACCTTGTTGCGTGTACCCCTGCGCTTAGGCGATGATGCTTTTATCCAACATCATATTTCTGATGTAAAATTTAAGGATATGGTCAGTACAATGACCGCATTCAAAAATCTGATGGATGTATACAGAGTGACTGATTATATGGCATGCGCGACTTCAGCGATGCGGGATGCCGGAAATGGAAAGGAAGTCGTGAAGGCATGTAAAAAAGCCGGAGTGGATATCCAGATCATAGATGGCAGTCTGGAAGCAGAGATCATCTATAACAGTCACCTGGAGCAGGATATGGACAAGGATAAAGTGTATCTGTATATTGATGTAGGTGGTGGTAGTACGGAATTGTCTTTGTTCGCTAATTCCAGGCTGGTCGCTTCCCGTTCGTTTAATCTGGGGACTATCCGTATTCTGGATAATCAGGATCAACCGGAGACATGGGACGAACTGAAAGATTGGGTGAAGACACATACACAGATGTATAAGCAAGTGTATGGTATCGGAACAGGTGGTAACATCAATAAGTTGTCCAGACTGGCCAATGCAAAAGAAGATAAACCTATGTCTTATTCTAAGTTAAAGGCGATCTATAATCATCTTACTTCTTATTCGCTTAAAGACAGGATCAATGTATTGGGATTGAAACAGGATCGTGCAGATGTTATTATCCCTGCAGCAGAGATTTTCCTTACGATTATGAAGATCGGACATTTGAAAACTATTGTAGCTCCCAGGGTCGGTCTAGTTGATGGAATTATCCAGACATTAATCCGCAGGAATTTGAAAAATAACAATTAA
- a CDS encoding class I SAM-dependent methyltransferase, whose translation MKQNIYDDSGFFDEYGKMPRSKEGLHAAGEWHVLKTMFPDFEHKNVLDLGCGYGWHCIYAMQQGASHVIGVDLSAKMIRKAKENSAGLDIDYRQMAIEDVNFATEEFDIVISSLALHYIKDLENVFQKVNHFLKRGGSFIFSMEHPIFTARAEQDWYKNEQGTRLHWPVDHYQQEGRRNAMFLGHDVIKYHRTMETLLNGVIAAGFTINRIAEPKPSDVVLEEFPEMKDESRRPVFILISATKN comes from the coding sequence ATGAAACAGAATATTTATGATGATAGTGGATTCTTTGATGAGTATGGAAAAATGCCACGTTCTAAAGAGGGGTTGCATGCCGCTGGAGAATGGCATGTTTTAAAAACGATGTTTCCTGATTTTGAGCATAAAAATGTGCTTGATCTGGGCTGCGGATATGGCTGGCATTGCATATATGCTATGCAGCAGGGAGCAAGCCATGTAATTGGAGTCGATCTCTCTGCAAAGATGATCCGTAAGGCAAAAGAGAATTCTGCAGGACTAGATATTGATTACCGGCAGATGGCTATTGAAGATGTTAATTTTGCAACGGAAGAGTTTGATATAGTAATCAGTTCACTGGCTCTTCATTATATAAAGGACCTGGAGAACGTCTTTCAGAAAGTGAATCATTTTTTGAAAAGAGGGGGGAGCTTTATCTTTTCTATGGAACATCCGATATTCACAGCAAGAGCGGAGCAGGATTGGTATAAGAATGAACAAGGTACACGCTTGCACTGGCCTGTGGATCATTACCAGCAGGAAGGCAGAAGAAATGCAATGTTCCTGGGACATGACGTCATCAAGTATCACCGAACCATGGAGACTTTGTTAAATGGAGTTATTGCAGCTGGATTTACGATTAACCGAATAGCAGAACCGAAGCCTTCAGATGTGGTGTTAGAAGAATTTCCTGAGATGAAGGATGAATCCAGAAGACCTGTTTTTATTCTTATTTCTGCGACAAAGAATTAA
- a CDS encoding (Fe-S)-binding protein has product MEEQLHIPTVAELAGKGEAPEILFWVGCAGSFDERAQRITRDICKILHHVGLKYAILGTEESCTGDPAKRAGNEFLFQMQAMTNIQVLDAYEIKKIVTACPHCFNTIKNEYPQLGGNYEVIHHTQLIQSLIDEGKLKPSDGHEFKGKKITYHDPCYLGRANEVYEAPRKVLEVLDSQLVELKRCRSNGLCCGAGGAQMFKEPEPGNKDINIERIEDVIASEAQIVAAACPFCMTMLRDGVKIKDKEAEIQVLDIAEITVKANKL; this is encoded by the coding sequence ATGGAAGAGCAATTACACATACCTACTGTAGCCGAATTGGCCGGCAAAGGCGAAGCTCCCGAGATATTATTTTGGGTAGGCTGTGCAGGAAGTTTTGATGAACGGGCGCAACGTATCACCAGAGATATATGTAAGATTCTGCATCATGTGGGACTTAAATATGCCATTCTGGGGACTGAAGAAAGTTGTACAGGAGATCCGGCCAAACGCGCAGGAAATGAGTTTCTTTTTCAGATGCAGGCCATGACCAATATTCAGGTACTGGATGCCTATGAAATAAAAAAAATCGTAACGGCCTGTCCGCACTGTTTCAATACCATTAAAAATGAATATCCACAATTAGGAGGTAACTACGAAGTCATACATCACACCCAGCTGATTCAGTCTCTGATTGATGAAGGAAAGTTAAAACCAAGCGACGGACATGAGTTTAAGGGAAAGAAGATTACCTATCATGATCCTTGTTATCTGGGAAGAGCAAATGAGGTGTATGAAGCCCCGCGCAAGGTTTTGGAAGTATTGGACAGCCAACTTGTGGAACTCAAAAGATGTCGTAGCAATGGTCTTTGCTGTGGTGCAGGCGGAGCCCAGATGTTTAAAGAACCCGAACCGGGAAATAAAGATATTAATATTGAAAGAATAGAAGATGTAATTGCTTCTGAAGCGCAGATAGTAGCAGCGGCCTGCCCATTCTGTATGACCATGCTTCGGGATGGTGTCAAAATAAAAGATAAAGAAGCCGAGATTCAGGTCCTGGATATTGCAGAGATCACGGTCAAAGCAAATAAACTTTAA
- a CDS encoding 4Fe-4S dicluster domain-containing protein, producing the protein MISQIIFSILFIAAIVFFAGNARKIWRNIRLGKNVDRFDRPGERLKTMLLVAFGQQKMFKKPLPALLHLFVYAGFCIINIEMIEIIIDGIFGTHRVLSFMGGFYNFLIYAFELLAFSVLAACVIFFIRRNVLKIKRLQQKELNNWPKTDANLILITEILLMAAFLFMNAADHKLQLAGVSHYHQAGSFPVSSWLMGILPDNPSALIAIERGCWWFHIIGVLLFLNYLPISKHLHIILAFPNTYFSKLEPKGKFENMVSVTNEVKAMLDPSFTPPVTDGISRFGVKDVQDLTWKNLLDAYTCTECGRCTSACPANMTGKLLSPRKIMMDTRDRLEEVGKNIDKNGSAVEDNKSLLDTYISREEIWACTSCNACVEQCPVNINPLEIIMGLRQYAVMEESQAPSSINAMFGNLENNGAPWKYAQADRANWANQ; encoded by the coding sequence ATGATCAGTCAAATCATTTTTAGTATTCTTTTTATTGCAGCTATAGTTTTCTTTGCAGGCAATGCCCGTAAGATATGGCGCAATATACGTTTGGGAAAAAATGTAGATCGCTTTGACCGTCCGGGTGAACGGTTGAAAACTATGTTACTGGTTGCTTTTGGACAACAGAAAATGTTCAAAAAACCCCTTCCTGCCCTGCTTCATCTCTTTGTATATGCCGGATTCTGTATTATAAATATCGAGATGATAGAGATTATTATCGATGGTATCTTCGGTACACATCGTGTTCTTTCTTTCATGGGAGGTTTCTATAATTTTCTGATCTATGCTTTCGAATTATTAGCATTTAGTGTATTAGCAGCTTGTGTGATCTTTTTTATCCGCAGAAATGTATTAAAAATAAAACGCCTTCAACAAAAGGAACTGAATAACTGGCCAAAGACAGATGCTAATCTGATTCTTATTACAGAGATACTGCTGATGGCAGCCTTTCTTTTTATGAATGCAGCAGACCACAAGCTTCAACTGGCAGGTGTAAGCCACTATCACCAGGCAGGCTCATTTCCGGTTAGTTCCTGGTTAATGGGTATACTTCCGGATAATCCTTCTGCGCTGATAGCTATTGAAAGAGGTTGTTGGTGGTTTCATATTATAGGTGTACTGTTGTTCCTGAATTATTTACCTATATCAAAGCATCTGCATATCATACTGGCTTTCCCGAATACGTATTTCAGCAAGCTGGAACCTAAAGGCAAGTTTGAAAATATGGTTTCTGTAACCAACGAAGTCAAAGCTATGCTTGATCCCTCGTTTACTCCTCCGGTTACTGATGGAATTTCCAGATTCGGAGTCAAAGATGTACAGGATCTCACATGGAAGAATCTCTTGGACGCATATACCTGTACGGAGTGTGGACGCTGTACATCAGCATGTCCGGCAAATATGACTGGTAAACTGCTTTCCCCACGAAAAATTATGATGGATACAAGAGACCGTTTGGAAGAAGTGGGTAAGAATATAGACAAGAACGGAAGCGCTGTAGAAGATAATAAATCACTGCTTGATACGTATATAAGCAGAGAAGAAATATGGGCGTGTACAAGCTGTAATGCTTGTGTAGAACAATGTCCGGTTAATATCAACCCATTGGAGATCATCATGGGGCTCAGACAGTATGCTGTCATGGAAGAATCTCAGGCTCCCTCCAGTATCAATGCTATGTTTGGTAATCTGGAAAACAATGGTGCTCCCTGGAAATATGCACAGGCTGACAGAGCAAACTGGGCGAATCAATAA
- a CDS encoding OmpH family outer membrane protein: MKNLVKSAALAAGLLFSTQLVNAQQKIGHINFGDIISGTTEFKAAQDQLKTLNDSKTKELQGMYAEYQKKQTDANEKMRNRSEANKETVDAELNTLGTQLRDIETRINEVQRLAQEEVGKKQEELYQPIERKVMTAVNDIAKAKGYAYVFDISSTNIPYFAGGDDLTTEVKSKLGISATAAPAATTPAKK, translated from the coding sequence ATGAAAAATTTAGTAAAAAGTGCAGCATTGGCAGCGGGATTGCTTTTCTCAACTCAATTGGTAAATGCTCAACAAAAAATCGGACATATCAATTTTGGAGACATTATCTCCGGTACTACAGAATTCAAAGCTGCTCAGGATCAACTTAAAACGTTGAATGATAGCAAAACAAAAGAATTGCAAGGTATGTATGCGGAATACCAGAAGAAACAAACTGATGCCAATGAAAAAATGCGCAACCGCAGTGAAGCTAACAAAGAAACTGTTGATGCAGAATTGAATACGTTAGGTACACAACTTCGTGATATCGAAACCCGTATCAATGAAGTACAACGTTTAGCGCAGGAAGAAGTAGGTAAAAAACAAGAAGAACTATACCAGCCGATCGAAAGAAAAGTAATGACTGCAGTTAACGATATCGCTAAAGCAAAAGGTTATGCTTATGTATTTGATATCTCAAGCACTAATATTCCTTACTTTGCAGGTGGTGATGATTTGACTACTGAGGTAAAATCCAAGTTGGGAATCTCTGCTACTGCAGCTCCTGCAGCTACAACACCGGCAAAAAAATAA
- a CDS encoding OmpH family outer membrane protein produces MKKIIAIIAFLTLATTATFAQRFAYVDSEYILKHIPEYVSAQKQLDDLSVQWQEQVDAKYGEIEKLYKAYQNDQVLLNEDMRRRREDEIVKKEKEAKEFQRQKFGYEGELYQQRIRLIKPIQDRVAKAIQDLATNQGLDIVLDKGNEVTFLYANPKLDKSNDVITKLGFKPDAALVK; encoded by the coding sequence ATGAAAAAAATAATAGCTATTATCGCCTTTTTAACGTTGGCTACGACTGCTACATTTGCTCAACGTTTCGCATATGTGGATTCGGAATATATTCTAAAACATATTCCGGAATATGTTTCCGCACAAAAACAATTGGATGACCTGTCTGTACAATGGCAGGAACAGGTAGATGCCAAATACGGTGAAATTGAAAAATTGTATAAAGCGTATCAAAATGATCAGGTATTACTAAACGAGGACATGCGCCGCCGTAGAGAAGACGAGATCGTTAAGAAAGAAAAAGAAGCTAAAGAATTTCAGCGTCAGAAATTCGGATATGAAGGAGAGCTTTATCAGCAACGTATCCGTCTGATCAAACCTATTCAGGATCGTGTAGCAAAAGCCATTCAGGATCTTGCTACTAATCAGGGATTAGATATCGTATTGGATAAGGGAAATGAAGTAACATTCCTGTATGCAAATCCAAAATTGGATAAAAGTAATGATGTCATTACAAAATTAGGATTTAAACCAGACGCAGCGCTTGTAAAATAA
- a CDS encoding O-antigen ligase family protein gives MFFNPAPFAILLAICVGCLLIIALDYFKNVSIKKAASISVLLILLLFILYNLDSRSSWIGIIICVGFIINYYVRAKISPIQINRFIKIAVFIICSFLFIFLFQWLYTLRPESADGRILIWKTSLEIVKQNLFLGVGNGMFGANYSLFQGEYFLNNPDLPKEYKFLASDSVFAFNDFLQIFSEKGIFGIIFFSIIIYLYFKYYFNYSAKTKNKWIRSDIILPCSMLIILSSGMTSYPLQTQPINTIFWGLVAIVSSNYSNKYLLNLSRYPVLSLLTLVATILIIYCFTLSKAYSSWALSKKNGMTESEFLKYTGILESNSEFLFEISKYYMDKTDYNKAIVFLTQATKNNFRKEYYYSLGNCYEKIGNYEKARYYYVVVEKAIPHLLRPKYLRAITLYTENRFPEFKKLAADILESQPKIENTEIIKYKRHIKFLMSKINNI, from the coding sequence ATGTTTTTCAATCCGGCCCCATTCGCTATATTATTAGCCATCTGTGTGGGTTGCCTCCTTATTATTGCATTGGATTATTTTAAAAATGTAAGTATTAAAAAAGCAGCGAGTATATCAGTACTATTAATATTACTCCTTTTCATACTTTATAATTTAGACTCCAGATCCTCCTGGATCGGTATTATTATTTGCGTTGGATTTATTATCAATTATTACGTAAGGGCTAAAATTAGCCCTATTCAGATAAACAGATTTATTAAGATTGCTGTTTTTATAATTTGTAGTTTCTTATTCATCTTTTTATTTCAATGGCTTTACACCCTTAGACCAGAATCTGCTGACGGAAGGATTCTAATATGGAAAACTTCATTGGAAATAGTAAAGCAGAATCTTTTTCTTGGAGTAGGTAATGGCATGTTTGGAGCTAATTATTCACTTTTTCAAGGAGAGTACTTTTTAAATAACCCTGATTTACCTAAAGAATACAAATTTCTTGCTTCTGATTCTGTATTTGCATTCAACGATTTTTTACAGATTTTCAGTGAAAAGGGAATTTTTGGAATAATATTTTTTTCCATTATCATATATTTATATTTTAAGTACTATTTTAATTATTCGGCGAAGACAAAGAATAAATGGATCCGTTCAGATATTATTCTTCCCTGTAGTATGTTGATCATTCTTTCTTCGGGAATGACCTCCTATCCTTTGCAAACTCAACCTATCAATACAATTTTCTGGGGGCTGGTAGCTATAGTTTCGAGTAACTATTCCAATAAGTATTTATTAAACCTTTCCAGATATCCTGTACTATCATTACTAACGTTAGTAGCTACAATACTTATTATTTATTGCTTCACTTTATCTAAAGCATATTCATCCTGGGCTTTATCCAAGAAAAATGGAATGACAGAATCCGAATTTTTAAAGTACACAGGTATATTAGAAAGTAATAGCGAATTTCTTTTCGAAATTTCTAAATATTATATGGATAAAACAGATTACAATAAAGCTATAGTTTTTTTAACACAGGCCACTAAAAATAATTTTAGAAAGGAATATTACTATAGTTTGGGGAATTGTTATGAAAAAATTGGAAACTATGAAAAAGCCAGATATTACTATGTAGTGGTTGAAAAAGCAATTCCTCATCTTTTAAGACCGAAATATTTGAGGGCTATCACTCTCTACACAGAAAACAGATTTCCAGAGTTTAAAAAATTAGCAGCGGATATATTAGAAAGTCAGCCAAAAATTGAAAATACTGAAATAATAAAGTATAAAAGACATATAAAATTTTTAATGAGCAAAATTAATAACATATAA
- a CDS encoding 6-bladed beta-propeller: MTLNFKIILPCAIFIIFTACNTKQSREIDTQNAIDTILFNNKSFRADSLPISNYTFLPLQTKEESLFAIISKLIHKNGKFYILDAHVTSALFIFSDKGEFLYKIDNKGRGFGQYITLNDFDVDEHGNVYISDMQSRKIIKFSNGVPQNEIQLPVPFLEFAINKNLSQDLVLFKTFGNKDVDYILSTYDQQESKISRIQKADPLFDKSSITVFSPFGLYKSQSSLSYYKRFSNSIYSYDYKSLKRRVMIDTDLLPTEDNIQQAVKARNNLSNVDFIKDITEIYENNNYLYFCIHKGNQNISTLFSKNTKTAIFANSVSKSIPMTSEIFSVSGQGFIAAYYPDFENKESFIDSIKAKGIKTAELKKIEKISQGDNPVLIFINF, from the coding sequence ATGACATTAAACTTTAAAATCATATTACCTTGCGCAATATTTATAATTTTCACGGCCTGTAACACAAAACAGAGTAGAGAAATTGACACCCAAAATGCTATCGATACTATTCTTTTTAATAATAAATCATTTAGAGCAGATTCTCTCCCCATAAGCAACTATACATTTTTACCCTTACAGACAAAAGAAGAAAGCCTATTTGCTATAATATCCAAATTAATTCATAAAAATGGTAAATTTTACATTTTAGATGCACATGTAACATCTGCTTTATTTATTTTTTCAGACAAAGGAGAGTTTCTATATAAAATTGATAATAAAGGGAGAGGCTTCGGCCAATATATTACATTAAATGACTTCGATGTAGATGAACATGGTAATGTTTATATAAGCGATATGCAATCCCGAAAAATAATTAAATTTTCAAATGGAGTTCCGCAAAATGAAATTCAGTTGCCTGTACCTTTTTTGGAGTTTGCTATCAACAAAAACTTATCCCAGGATTTGGTTTTATTCAAAACATTTGGGAATAAGGATGTAGATTATATTCTATCTACCTACGACCAGCAGGAATCAAAAATATCCAGAATACAAAAAGCCGATCCCTTATTTGACAAAAGTTCAATTACAGTCTTCTCACCGTTTGGGTTATATAAGTCTCAGAGTTCTTTATCTTATTATAAAAGATTTTCAAACAGTATTTACAGCTATGATTACAAATCGCTAAAAAGGCGTGTAATGATTGATACAGACTTACTTCCCACGGAAGATAATATACAGCAAGCTGTAAAAGCCCGTAATAATTTATCAAATGTAGATTTCATTAAAGATATAACTGAAATTTATGAAAATAATAATTATCTATACTTCTGTATTCACAAAGGAAACCAAAACATAAGTACCCTATTTTCAAAGAATACTAAAACTGCAATTTTTGCGAATAGTGTGAGCAAAAGTATCCCTATGACAAGTGAAATATTCAGTGTATCCGGGCAGGGATTTATCGCTGCGTATTACCCCGATTTTGAAAACAAAGAAAGTTTTATTGACAGTATAAAAGCAAAGGGAATAAAAACTGCCGAACTAAAAAAAATTGAGAAAATTTCACAGGGTGATAATCCTGTCCTCATTTTTATAAACTTTTAA
- the bamA gene encoding outer membrane protein assembly factor BamA, whose protein sequence is MKRIVFLITFISSVYSYSAQAQITGNKPINLSNPDEISYLTPRDYVIGGVTISGTQYLDNDVLITISKLVVGQHIEVPSDATANVIKNLMAQGLFDDVQLYADRVDGDNIFFNIRVQERPRLTRIDINGLSKSQTEEVRKRLNSNTGKIVNENLINTTRFTIQRFLREKAYLYPDITTKTLKDTAQVNNEILVVDVQRNKKVKVRKITFTGNKEFSQRALRKALKGVKQREWYRIFGPGKFKDEKYKEAKEKLVAKLHDKGYRDAEIISDSVKRFDANEVTIDMEIYEGPKYYVGNISWSGNSKYSDSVLNLILGIEKGDVFSEEKLVTKLAGPTRNGDDISSLYTNDGYLTFTADPVQTKVYGDTIDLEIRMYEGAQYTINNVIVKGNDVTNDKVVLRSIYTKPGQKFSKDLIMRSVREIAQLGNFDEQKITPNPVNYNPAEGTVDILYNVTEKPSDQVELSGGYGAGQIIGTLGLTFNNFSTSNFFDKSSWKPLPRGDGQKLSLRGQTSGKRYQSYSFSFSDPWLGGKKPIYFGLSAYTSNSSYGGFNYYTGEQMVKDSELQRIWMTGVTATLGKRLEWPDNYFQINTSLSFQRYKLQNYGNYFLFSNGTAYNMNITQEISRNSVDAPIYPTSGSNIKFSVQLTPPYSAWNNINYKTAPQEEKYKWTEYHKWKFDSQWYIKIAGKLVLKTQAQFGFLGNYTNKTETSTFERFKLGGDGMQGFDFLQGSEIIALRGYANGVIIPESTPNNFQQIAINSGSPIYTKYQIELRHPVMLNDQATVFVMAFAEAGNTWNKFSEFNPFKVRRTAGVGARIFLPIFGMLGIDYGHAFDPIPGLPESSWKQNFTFSIMQNMGGF, encoded by the coding sequence TATTCCTATTCAGCCCAGGCGCAAATCACCGGCAATAAACCAATTAATTTAAGTAACCCTGATGAAATTAGCTATTTAACTCCCAGAGATTACGTAATTGGCGGTGTTACAATCTCAGGTACGCAGTACCTGGATAATGATGTATTGATCACCATCTCCAAACTGGTTGTTGGTCAGCACATCGAAGTGCCAAGTGATGCTACAGCCAATGTAATTAAAAATTTAATGGCTCAGGGTCTCTTTGATGATGTACAGCTATATGCAGATCGCGTAGACGGAGACAACATCTTCTTTAACATCAGAGTGCAGGAACGTCCGCGTCTGACACGTATTGATATCAATGGCCTGAGCAAAAGTCAGACCGAAGAAGTTCGTAAACGCCTCAATAGTAATACAGGTAAGATTGTAAACGAAAACCTGATCAACACGACTCGTTTTACCATACAGCGCTTCCTGAGAGAAAAAGCATATTTATATCCGGATATCACCACAAAAACACTTAAAGATACCGCACAGGTAAATAATGAGATCCTTGTTGTAGATGTACAACGCAATAAAAAGGTGAAAGTACGTAAGATCACTTTTACCGGCAATAAAGAGTTCTCACAACGTGCTCTACGAAAAGCGCTGAAAGGTGTAAAACAAAGAGAATGGTACCGCATCTTCGGACCTGGTAAGTTCAAAGATGAAAAATACAAGGAAGCTAAAGAAAAATTAGTTGCTAAACTACATGACAAAGGCTACCGTGATGCAGAGATCATCAGTGATTCTGTAAAACGATTTGATGCCAACGAAGTAACCATTGATATGGAAATCTACGAAGGTCCGAAGTACTATGTAGGTAATATCAGCTGGTCAGGAAATTCTAAATATTCAGATTCTGTGTTGAATTTAATTCTTGGAATTGAGAAAGGAGACGTATTCAGTGAAGAAAAATTAGTTACTAAATTAGCTGGTCCTACCAGAAATGGTGATGATATATCATCTTTGTATACAAACGACGGATATTTAACGTTCACGGCAGATCCTGTACAAACAAAAGTATATGGTGACACCATTGATCTGGAGATCCGTATGTATGAAGGGGCTCAGTATACTATCAACAATGTTATTGTTAAAGGAAATGATGTAACAAACGATAAAGTAGTATTACGTTCCATATATACGAAGCCGGGTCAGAAATTTTCAAAAGATCTGATTATGCGAAGTGTACGTGAGATTGCACAGCTGGGAAACTTTGATGAACAGAAAATCACTCCAAATCCAGTCAATTATAATCCTGCAGAAGGTACAGTAGATATACTTTATAATGTAACTGAAAAGCCTTCCGATCAGGTCGAATTATCAGGTGGATACGGAGCAGGACAGATTATTGGTACCCTAGGTCTGACCTTTAATAACTTCTCCACCAGTAATTTCTTTGATAAAAGCTCATGGAAACCATTGCCTCGCGGAGATGGACAAAAGTTAAGTCTTCGTGGACAGACATCCGGTAAACGCTACCAGTCCTATAGTTTCTCATTCTCAGATCCATGGTTAGGTGGTAAAAAACCTATTTATTTTGGGTTGAGTGCCTATACATCTAACTCTTCATATGGCGGATTCAACTACTATACAGGAGAGCAAATGGTTAAGGATTCTGAATTGCAACGTATCTGGATGACCGGGGTAACTGCGACATTAGGAAAGCGTCTGGAATGGCCTGATAACTACTTTCAGATCAATACTTCACTGTCTTTCCAACGTTACAAATTACAGAATTACGGTAACTACTTCCTGTTCTCAAACGGTACAGCGTACAACATGAACATTACCCAGGAAATCAGTCGTAACTCAGTAGATGCTCCTATTTACCCTACATCAGGTTCGAACATCAAATTCTCAGTTCAGTTGACGCCTCCATACTCTGCATGGAATAACATCAATTACAAAACAGCTCCTCAGGAAGAGAAATATAAATGGACAGAATACCACAAATGGAAATTTGATTCACAGTGGTATATCAAGATTGCAGGTAAACTTGTCCTGAAAACACAGGCACAATTTGGATTCTTAGGAAATTATACCAACAAGACAGAAACATCTACTTTCGAACGTTTCAAGCTTGGGGGTGACGGTATGCAAGGATTTGACTTCCTTCAAGGTTCTGAGATTATTGCACTCAGAGGATATGCCAATGGTGTTATCATTCCGGAAAGCACACCTAATAACTTCCAGCAGATAGCCATCAACTCGGGTAGCCCTATTTATACGAAATACCAGATCGAGCTGAGACACCCTGTAATGTTAAATGATCAGGCTACAGTATTCGTAATGGCATTTGCTGAAGCAGGTAACACATGGAACAAATTCAGTGAGTTCAATCCATTCAAAGTAAGACGTACTGCCGGTGTGGGAGCACGTATCTTCTTACCTATCTTTGGTATGCTGGGTATTGACTACGGTCATGCATTTGATCCAATCCCGGGATTACCAGAAAGTTCATGGAAACAGAATTTCACATTCAGTATCATGCAAAATATGGGAGGATTTTAA